TTGATGAAGCAAGATCGGGAAGATGGAGGGATGTGAAGTACGTTGTTGTTGGCTTGGATCCTGGGCTTACCTACGAGAAGCTGAAGTATGGGACGTTAGCCATAAGGAACGGGGCTAAGTTCATAGGAACTAATCCGGACACGACATTTCCAGGAGAGGAAGGAATTTACCCCGGAGCTGGCTCTATATTGGCTGCCTTAAAAGCGGCAACTGATGTTGAGCCAATGATAATAGGGAAGCCCAATGAACCAATGTTCGAAATAGTCAAGGACAAGATCGGAGAGGAGGAGCTTTGGATGGTGGGGGATAGGTTGGACACCGACATAGCATTTGCCAAGAGGTTTGGCATGAAGGCGGTGATGGTGTTGACTGGGGTTCATTCATTAGATGATGTTGAGAAAATTGGCATAAAGCCAGACCTCGTGTTGCCCAGCGTGAAGGAGCTGATCGAATACTTAAAGGTGAGGGGAGTGATTGAATGAGGGAAGAGTTGGTTGAGTTTGAGAGGAAGCTTTACAACATCTACAAGCTTGGGGAGCTTTATGCTAGGAATGAAAATCCCAAGCTCGTTGACATATTTCAGTTGTTGGCCGAGGAATCTTTGAGGCACGAAAAAACATTGAGAACAGTCAATTTCAAGATTTCCGGAAATATAACCTTCCCAACTATAAAAGATTCCCCCGAATCTCTGGATGAGCTGATAAGAGAGGCAATAGTTGCCGAGGAGATCCTGGCCAAGGTTTACCTCGAGCTGGCCGCGGGCTTAGACGGTTCTGAGAGGGACATCTTAAGGATGATGGGAGAAGAGGCTTTGAAACATGTCTATCGTCTGAAGCTTATATATTCTCGTTAGCAAATGTCCAGTTTGTCCACCCAAACCTTTAATACTTTCACAACTTTTATGGATTTGAAATATAGTCAGGGGTGATTAGCATGGGCGTTGAGAAGGTTCCAAAGTATGATATTCCAGTTAAGAAGGTTGAGTATGTCTTCATAGAGCTTGATAAGATGAAGCCTCATGAGCAACTCGTTCAAAGGGAACTTGAGGACTTCATAGAAAGCGTAACTGGTTCTGGAATATTCTGGAAGCCGATGCTACTAGCGAAGATCCCCGGAACGGATGAGTACCTCATTGTTGACGGCCACCACAGATGGGCCGGGCTTCAAAAGCTCGGCGCCAAGAGGGCTCCCTCAGTCATCCTGGACTACTTCGATGAGGGTGTTAAGGTGTACACATGGTATCCCGCCTTCAAGGGGGACGTCAATAAGGTCATAGAGAGGCTTAAGGCGGAGGGCCTTGAAGTCGTCGAGGATCCAGAGGCCGAGGAAAAGGCTGAAAAAGGAGAGATAGCCTTTGCACTCGTTGGCGAAAAGAGCTATGCGATTCCGGGGAAGCTCGAGGAGCAGAAGAAGGTTAGCAAGGTTCTTGACGAGATGGATCAGGCGGGAGAAATAGAGCTAGTTTACTACGGCCTCAAAGAGGACGCGAAGGCTGATATGGAGAAAGGTGAGATAGATTACGTCTTTATCAGGAAAGCCCCAAGCAAGGAAGAGGTCATGGAGCTAGTTAAGAGAGGAGAAGTGTTCTCACCTAAAACGACGAGACACGTGCTTCCTTTCATCCCAGATAAAATAGACGTTAAGCTCGAGGATCTCTTCTAGCGAAACTTGTATATTCTCCTCAACACTCTTTTTATTTAGGTGATTCGAGTGGTGAAAGTTTCGAAGCTTGCCGTTAAGATACTTGAGAATGAGGGGATTGTTTACTATGACCCAATATACCACGGGAGGACACTGAAAATAATTGGAATTGACGATGATCCCATCGAGGCCATGCAAATTCTCCTTTCCCAGTACAGGGAGAAGGGGTACGATATCGTTGTCTTTGACACTTCTGGGAGGTTTCCTACGGGATTCTTCGAGAGTGTTCTCAGGATAGAAGAGGGAACACCAGCAGGTTTGGATCCTC
This is a stretch of genomic DNA from Pyrococcus sp. ST04. It encodes these proteins:
- the serK gene encoding L-serine kinase SerK, whose translation is MGVEKVPKYDIPVKKVEYVFIELDKMKPHEQLVQRELEDFIESVTGSGIFWKPMLLAKIPGTDEYLIVDGHHRWAGLQKLGAKRAPSVILDYFDEGVKVYTWYPAFKGDVNKVIERLKAEGLEVVEDPEAEEKAEKGEIAFALVGEKSYAIPGKLEEQKKVSKVLDEMDQAGEIELVYYGLKEDAKADMEKGEIDYVFIRKAPSKEEVMELVKRGEVFSPKTTRHVLPFIPDKIDVKLEDLF
- a CDS encoding ferritin family protein: MREELVEFERKLYNIYKLGELYARNENPKLVDIFQLLAEESLRHEKTLRTVNFKISGNITFPTIKDSPESLDELIREAIVAEEILAKVYLELAAGLDGSERDILRMMGEEALKHVYRLKLIYSR
- a CDS encoding HAD-IIA family hydrolase, whose amino-acid sequence is MVGIIFDMDGVLYRGNKPIEGARELVELLKSSGVPFLFLTNNSTKTPRMYREKLERMGIDVSEERIVTSGLATRLYMEKHFPPGEIFVIGGEGLVEEMERLGWGVVGVDEARSGRWRDVKYVVVGLDPGLTYEKLKYGTLAIRNGAKFIGTNPDTTFPGEEGIYPGAGSILAALKAATDVEPMIIGKPNEPMFEIVKDKIGEEELWMVGDRLDTDIAFAKRFGMKAVMVLTGVHSLDDVEKIGIKPDLVLPSVKELIEYLKVRGVIE